The following are from one region of the Vitis riparia cultivar Riparia Gloire de Montpellier isolate 1030 chromosome 9, EGFV_Vit.rip_1.0, whole genome shotgun sequence genome:
- the LOC117922233 gene encoding uncharacterized protein LOC117922233 yields the protein MLVRKTRRPMEMLVVLAAFLALTAMVEGQDQSGFISIDCGINPGSSYFDAATEIYYMSDSEFIDTGINYDVSMEHRSRFGTPDQQLMTVRSFPEGTKNCYTLQPQEGKDNKYLIRASFMYGNYDSKNQLPEFKLYLGVNEWDTVKFNNSYDIVRKEIVHVPRTGHIDVCLVNTGSGSPFISALELRQLNNSIYTTQSGSLILFKRLDIGSTRSQTVRYKDDAFDRVWEPFSQPYWKSVSASYSSDTLSDNHFKPPSKVMATAVTPADERYPLEFHWNLDNSTRQFYVYTHFAEVEELQSNQLRELYVSLNGWFLSPEPIVPGRLVPHTGFSTHSISASSELSLSIFKTHRSTLPPILNALEIYEIKQLFQSSTVQINVDAIKKIKAVYNMKKNWQGDPCLPIEFSWNGLSCSDNSPISPSIISLNLSWSKLTGEIDSSFSNLTSLKSLDLSYNSLTGEVPNFLSKLPSLKTLNLSGNNLTGSVPLALIEKSRNGSLSLRLDGNPNLCKKNSCEDEEEEDKEKTNNNVIVPSVAFIISVLVLLLGEVGALWISKRRQQYDGMTLDSMNPHLSYSEVNRITGNFKKLLDQGASAKVYLGHLSDGTEVAVKMLTPSSVLVFKQFKTEARLLTRIHHKNLVSLIGYCDEGSRMVLIYEHMAKGNLKEYLSGKKEIVLSWEQRLRIAINVAQALEYLHDGCNPPIIHRDVKTENILLNEKFQAKVAAFGWSRSMPSEGGSYVSTAIVGTPGYIDPEYDKTSVPSKKTDIYSFGIVLLELILGRPAIIKITKESPCNMADWVRLVTAKGDIKMIVDPRLQGEFDPNSAQRAVETAMYCVPVSSIDRPTMSYVVVELKECLKIAIAHERTDNAEEDQGPVSIETVQARTDNVEEDHDPFGSETAHERTDDAEEDHGPLAVEAVHEVTDNAKEDQGPVGIEAAHERTVNVEKNHGPVGIEAAYKRTDDAEEDHGPAAIQAAQERTDNVEENHGPVGIEAAHEWIDDAEEDHGPVAIEATQERTDNVEENHGPVGIEAAHERTENVEEDQGPLGIKSAMAIQESTNSYEEAKEKEEKNIVVPAVASITSFVVPSDIVVKPKEDDKTFEPKNQHLTYFEVERITDNFQKELGRGASSIVYHGHLSNGTEVAVKKLSPSSILGSKQFKTEAQLLTRVHHKNLVSLFGYCDEGSNMVLIYEYMEKGNVKAYLSGKTEAVLSWEQRLRIAIDAAQALEYLHNGCNPPIIHRDVKTENILLNEKLQAKVADFGWSKSMPAEGGSYVLTAIVGTPGYLDPEYHRSSVPNEKTDVYSFGIVLLELISGRPAIIKITKENLCNITNWVRPIIAKGDIRMIVDPRLQGEFETNSARRTIETAMSCVSFSSTERPTMSNIVVELRECLKIVMAHERTNNLVEDHDSAGIEVAMTAEESLDGNPDFHKTDSYEKAKEKEKEEKRKEKKKKIIGPACRSIASVLDTSGALNNLGRSKKKLPHAKDMSYSKVARITYEIGYGASGPVYLGHLCNGIEVAVKKLSALNRGFREFQTQAELLTRVHHTNLVSLLGYHFESSTMTLIYEYMGPGSLRKYLSDENEAVLNWKQRIGIALDVAQGLEYLHNGCKTPIIHRDIKSANILLNEKNKKLQAKVADFGLSRSVPNEDPAYLSTVVVGTCHYLDPKYFLTAGLSEENDVYGFGIVLLELISGQPAVAKSSAGTVHLLQWVPLLLLYTGEITAIVDPRLNIERFDIYSARKLVRTAMACVKRNSPERPIMSDVADKLKQCMNYLARTIGDEEK from the exons gcTTCATAAGCATCGATTGTGGGATAAATCCGGGTTCCAGTTATTTTGATGCCGCAACTGAAATATATTACATGTCAGACTCAGAATTCATAGACACTGGAATAAATTATGATGTTTCCATGGAACACAGATCCAGGTTTGGAACTCCAGATCAGCAGCTTATGACTGTGAGAAGCTTTCCAGAAGGAACCAAGAATTGTTACACTCTTCAACCACAAGAAGGCAAAGATAATAAGTACTTGATCAGAGCTTCCTTCATGTATGGGAACTATGACTCCAAGAATCAACTTCCAGAGTTCAAACTATATCTGGGTGTTAATGAATGGGATACTGTGAAATTCAACAATTCATATGATATTGTCAGGAAGGAAATTGTACATGTCCCCAGAACAGGTCACATAGATGTCTGCCTAGTGAACACAGGTTCTGGGTCACCTTTCATATCAGCATTAGAGTTGAGACAACTGAATAATTCCATTTATACAACTCAATCTGGATCATTGATACTCTTTAAGAGGCTTGATATTGGTTCAACAAGAAGTCAGACAGTCAG ATACAAAGATGACGCTTTTGATCGCGTTTGGGAACCATTCAGCCAGCCTTATTGGAAATCAGTGAGCGCATCCTATAGTAGTGATACTTTAAGTGATAACCACTTTAAACCTCCATCCAAGGTCATGGCAACGGCTGTAACCCCTGCTGATGAAAGATATCCCTTGGAATTCCACTGGAATCTGGACAATTCTACTCGACAGTTCTATGTATACACGCACTTTGCTGAGGTTGAGGAGCTCCAATCCAACCAGTTGAGAGAATTGTATGTATCGCTTAATGGTTGGTTCTTGAGTCCCGAACCTATTGTTCCTGGAAGATTGGTTCCACATACTGGATTTAGCACACATTCCATAAGCGCATCATCTGAGCTATCACTTTCAATTTTTAAGACACACAGATCCACTCTTCCACCAATTCTCAATGCTTTGGAGATTTATGAGATAAAACAATTGTTTCAATCATCAACTGTCCAGATCAATG TTGATGCTATCAAGAAAATCAAGGCGGTGTACAACATGAAGAAAAACTGGCAAGGAGATCCATGTCTTCCCATTGAGTTCTCATGGAATGGCCTGAGCTGCAGTGACAACAGTCCCATTTCCCCTAGTATCATCTCTTT GAACCTTTCATGGAGCAAGTTAACTGGGGAGATAGATTCTTCATTCTCGAATCTCACATCATTAAAATCTTT AGATTTATCTTACAATAGTTTGACTGGAGAAGTGCCAAACTTTCTATCTAAACTGCCTTCCTTGAAGACCCT GAACTTATCAGGGAATAATCTCACAGGTTCAGTTCCATTGGCTCTCATTGAAAAATCTAGAAATGGATCCCTGTCTTTGAG ATTGGATGGGAATCCGAATCTTTGTAAGAAAAACTCTTGCGAGGATGAGGAAGAGGAGGACAAAGAGAAGACCAATAATAATGTTATTGTTCCATCAGTTGCATTCATTATTTCAGTTCTAGTCCTCTTATTAGGTGAAGTAGGAGCCTTGTGGATATCTAAAAGGAGACAACAATACG ATGGTATGACATTGGACTCGATGAACCCCCACCTTAGTTACTCTGAGGTTAATAGAATCACTGGCAACTTCAAAAAGCTGCTTGACCAAGGAGCATCAGCAAAAGTTTACCTTGGCCATTTAAGTGATGGCACTGAAGTTGCAGTCAAGATGCTGACACCTTCATCAGTTCTAGTGTTTAAGCAATTCAAGACTGAG GCTCGGCTGTTGACAAGAATTCATCATAAAAACTTGGTTTCTCTAATTGGATACTGTGATGAAGGTTCAAGGATGGTGCTCATTTACGAGCATATGGCTAAGGGGAACTTAAAAGAGTATTTATCAG GCAAAAAAGAAATTGTCTTGAGTTGGGAACAAAGGCTTCGAATAGCAATTAACGTGGCACAAG CATTGGAATATTTACACGATGGTTGCAATCCGCCCATAATCCATAGAGATGTTAAAACTGAAAACAtcttattgaatgaaaaatttcaAGCCAAAGTTGCAGCTTTTGGGTGGTCTAGAAGTATGCCCTCTGAAGGTGGAAGCTATGTATCAACTGCAATTGTTGGCACACCGGGGTACATTGACCCCGA GTACGACAAAACCTCGGTACCAAGTAAGAAAACTGATATTTATAGCTTTGGGATTGTTTTATTGGAGCTTATTTTGGGTCGACCTGCAATCATAAAGATCACAAAAGAGAGCCCATGTAACATGGCAGATTGGGTTCGCCTAGTCACTGCAAAAGGtgatataaaaatgattgtaGATCCAaggttacaaggagaatttgacCCCAATTCTGCCCAGAGAGCTGTAGAGACAGCAATGTATTGTGTCCCAGTCAGCTCCATAGATAGGCCAACCATGAGTTATGTAGTAGTGGAATTAAAAGAATGTCTGAAAATAGCCATCGCACATGAAAGAACTGACAACGCAGAAGAGGACCAGGGTCCTGTTAGTATTGAAACTGTCCAGGCAAGAACTGACAATGTGGAAGAGGATCATGATCCTTTTGGTAGTGAAACTGCCCATGAAAGAACTGATGATGCAGAAGAGGACCATGGTCCTCTTGCTGTTGAAGCTGTCCATGAAGTAACTGACAATGCTAAAGAGGACCAGGGTCCTGTTGGTATTGAAGCTGCACATGAAAGAACTGTCAATGTGGAAAAGAACCATGGTCCTGTTGGTATTGAAGCTGCCTATAAAAGAACTGATGATGCAGAAGAGGACCATGGTCCTGCTGCTATTCAAGCCGCCCAAGAAAGAACTGACAATGTGGAAGAGAACCATGGTCCTGTTGGTATTGAAGCTGCCCATGAATGGATTGATGATGCAGAAGAGGACCATGGTCCTGTTGCTATTGAAGCTACCCAAGAAAGAACTGATAATGTGGAAGAGAACCATGGTCCTGTTGGTATTGAAGCTGCCCATGAAAGAACTGAAAATGTGGAAGAGGACCAAGGTCCTCTTGGTATTAAATCTGCAATGGCTATCCAAGAAAG TACAAACTCATATGAGGAGGCCAAGGAAAAGGAGGAGAAGAATATTGTTGTTCCAGCAGTTGCATCAATTACTTCATTTGTAGTCCCATCAG ACATTGTTGTCAAACCTAAGGAGGATGATAAAACATTTGAGCCAAAGAACCAACACCTTACTTATTTTGAGGTTGAAAGAATCACTGACAATTTCCAAAAGGAGCTTGGAAGAGGAGCATCATCAATAGTTTATCATGGTCATTTAAGTAATGGCACTGAAGTTGCAGTCAAGAAGCTGTCACCTTCATCAATTCTAGGGTCAAAGCAATTCAAAACTGAG GCTCAGCTTTTGACACGAGTTCATCATAAAAACTTGGTTTCTCTATTTGGATACTGTGATGAAGGTTCAAACATGGTGCTCATTTACGAGTATATGGAAAAGGGGAATGTAAAAGCATATTTATCAG GTAAAACAGAAGCTGTCCTGAGTTGGGAACAAAGACTTCGAATAGCAATTGATGCAGCACAAG CACTGGAATATTTACACAATGGTTGCAACCCACCCATAATCCATAGAGATGTCAAAACTGAAAACATcctattgaatgaaaaattgcaAGCCAAAGTGGCAGATTTTGGGTGGTCTAAAAGTATGCCTGCTGAAGGTGGAAGCTATGTACTAACTGCAATTGTTGGCACACCTGGCTACCTCGACCCTGA ATATCACAGAAGCTCAGTGCCGAATGAGAAAACcgatgtttatagctttgggATTGTTTTGTTGGAGCTTATTTCAGGTAGGCCTGCAATCATAAAGATAACAAAAGAGAACCTATGTAACATAACAAATTGGGTCCGCCCCATCATTGCAAAAGGGGATATAAGAATGATTGTAGATCCAaggttacaaggagaatttgagACCAATTCTGCCAGGAGAACTATAGAGACAGCAATGTCCTGTGTATCATTCAGCTCCACTGAGAGGCCTACTATGAGCAACATAGTAGTAGAATTAAGAGAATGTCTAAAAATAGTGATGGCCCATGAAAGAACTAACAATTTGGTAGAGGACCATGATTCTGCTGGTATTGAAGTTGCAATGACTGCTGAAGAAAG TTTGGATGGAAATCCGGATTTCCATAAGACAGACTCGTATGAGAAGGctaaggagaaggagaaggaggagaagaggaaggagaagaaaaagaaaataattggtCCAGCATGTAGATCAATTGCTTCAGTTTTAGACACCTCTGGTGCATTAAACAACTTGGGAAGATCTAAAAAGAAATTGCCACATG CTAAAGATATGAGTTACTCCAAAGTTGCAAGAATCACTTACGAAATTGGATATGGTGCATCTGGCCCGGTTTACCTTGGTCATTTATGCAATGGAATTGAGGTGGCTGTCAAGAAGCTTTCAGCTTTAAATAGAGGATTCAGGGAATTTCAGACACAG GCTGAGCTGTTGACAAGAGTTCACCATACAAACTTGGTTTCTCTGCTTGGATACCATTTTGAAAGTTCAACCATGACACTCATTTATGAGTATATGGGGCCGGGGAGCTTAAGAAAGTATTTATCAG ATGAAAATGAAGCTGTTTTGAACTGGAAACAAAGAATTGGAATAGCACTTGATGTAGCGCAAG gACTGGAATATTTACATAATGGTTGCAAGACACCCATAATCCACAGAGACATTAAATCCGCAAACATTTTACTaaatgaaaagaacaaaaaattgcaAGCTAAAGTGGCAGATTTTGGGTTGTCTAGAAGTGTGCCTAATGAAGATCCTGCTTATTTATCAACTGTGGTCGTTGGCACATGCCATTACCTTGACCCCAA GTATTTCTTAACGGCAGGGTTGAGTGAGGAAAATGATGTCTATGGCTTTGGGATTGTTCTATTGGAGCTTATTTCAGGCCAACCTGCAGTGGCAAAGAGCAGCGCGGGCACAGTTCACCTACTCCAATGGGTTCCTCTCCTGCTCCTTTATACGGGAGAAATCACGGCTATTGTGGATCCAAGGTTAAATATTGAACGCTTTGACATCTATTCTGCCCGGAAGCTTGTACGAACAGCGATGGCTTGTGTAAAACGTAACTCCCCGGAAAGGCCAATCATGAGTGATGTAGCAGACAAATTAAAACAGTGTATGAACTATTTAGCAAGAACAATTGGGGATGAGGAAAAGTAG